One window of Equus caballus isolate H_3958 breed thoroughbred chromosome 3, TB-T2T, whole genome shotgun sequence genomic DNA carries:
- the C3H4orf36 gene encoding uncharacterized protein C4orf36 homolog has product MAYVLPRKNTVKTILRGRCYEVQEPWDLALLTQTWYTNLTNIQLPFLGEITFGSPLQLQKCKTVKDGLLPSAESIKLEREYEMKRLDNLKRQENAAEEIQVSLRERPVGLRRPLPPK; this is encoded by the exons ATGGCTTATGTCTTGCCAAGAAAGAACACAGTGAAAACCATTTTGCGGGGCAGGTGTTATGAAGT ACAGGAACCTTGGGACCTTGCACTGCTCACACAGACCTGGTATACGAACCTAACCAACATCCAATTGCCTTTCTTGGGAGAAATTACGTTTGGTAGTCCTTTACAGCTCCAAAAATGTAAAACCGTTAAGGACGGTCTGCTCCCTTCTGCAGAAT cCATCAAACTTGAAAGGGAGTATGAAATGAAGCGCCTGGATAACCTGAAGCGCCAGGAAAACGCAGCTGAGGAAATTCAGGTTTCCCTAAGGGAAAGGCCAGTGGGTTTGAGAAGACCTCTTCCACCTAAGTGA